A single genomic interval of Adhaeribacter pallidiroseus harbors:
- a CDS encoding S8 family serine peptidase produces MRAGLILLITFLNFLSAWSQTNSGSDAVYKQFVYFKDKANNPFTIQQPQQFLSTSAIQRRERYQIPVITRDLPVTPAYVAQLKQAGAKVWYTSRWFNGALIQCDTTTFRKIKMLPFIKTAETVAQRRGKSASTSGQKRAATQKFKKTGQSLSYKQLVFGEATSQAKLIGVPEMHQAGFRGEGMSIAVFDGGFSGVNRVSAFAHLFSNNKITATFDFVDKNTGVYEKDSHGTEVLSTLAANVPNVFVGTAPQANYSLFITEDVSREQRLEEVNWLLAAEFADSMGVDIIQTSLGYNLFDGANTSYTYADMNGDKAISTRAADFAAATGMLVVVSAGNEGNDPWQYITAPADADSVLSIGATDSLGRRAVFSSIGPTYDKRIKPDLSGQGLLAAVINPAGNVIKANGTSFSAPIICGLVAGFWQANRQLTNLQVMDYLKLSGTQAKQPDNQLGFGIPNYIRAQTLADQLEGELNNNFKLFPSPVSENHFTVLMPVTADQNTEIRLFNAIGQEVSTFSYHYNKIKSDRTFVTFELKGLAPGIYHCVISGINRSETIRFLKQ; encoded by the coding sequence ATGAGAGCGGGATTGATTTTACTTATTACTTTTTTAAATTTCTTATCCGCTTGGAGCCAGACTAACTCGGGTAGTGATGCTGTTTACAAGCAATTTGTTTATTTTAAAGATAAAGCTAACAATCCTTTTACCATCCAGCAACCCCAGCAATTCCTATCCACCAGTGCTATTCAACGGCGCGAACGTTACCAAATTCCGGTAATTACCCGCGACTTGCCGGTTACTCCCGCCTACGTTGCGCAATTAAAGCAAGCAGGCGCAAAGGTGTGGTACACTTCCCGTTGGTTCAACGGAGCTTTGATACAATGCGATACCACTACTTTTCGAAAAATAAAAATGCTCCCCTTTATCAAAACTGCCGAAACAGTAGCACAACGCCGTGGTAAGAGTGCTTCCACAAGTGGTCAAAAGCGAGCTGCCACCCAAAAATTTAAAAAAACCGGACAATCGCTCAGTTATAAACAACTGGTATTCGGCGAAGCTACCAGCCAGGCTAAACTTATTGGCGTACCCGAAATGCACCAGGCCGGGTTCCGGGGCGAAGGAATGAGCATAGCCGTTTTTGACGGAGGGTTTTCGGGGGTTAACCGGGTCTCTGCTTTTGCTCATTTGTTCAGCAATAATAAAATTACAGCTACTTTCGATTTTGTAGATAAAAACACTGGCGTTTACGAAAAGGATAGCCACGGTACCGAAGTGCTTTCTACTTTAGCCGCCAATGTGCCCAACGTGTTTGTCGGTACGGCTCCTCAGGCCAATTATTCTTTGTTTATTACCGAAGATGTTAGCCGGGAACAACGCTTGGAGGAAGTAAATTGGTTGTTAGCCGCGGAGTTTGCCGACAGCATGGGCGTAGATATTATTCAAACTTCTTTGGGCTACAATCTGTTCGACGGCGCAAATACCAGTTATACGTACGCGGATATGAACGGGGATAAAGCAATTAGTACCCGCGCCGCCGATTTTGCTGCCGCTACAGGTATGTTAGTAGTGGTGAGTGCCGGCAACGAAGGCAACGATCCCTGGCAATACATCACCGCTCCGGCCGATGCCGACTCGGTATTAAGTATTGGCGCTACTGATTCCCTAGGCCGACGAGCCGTATTTAGTTCCATCGGTCCCACTTACGATAAGCGGATTAAACCTGATTTATCTGGTCAGGGTTTATTGGCGGCGGTTATTAACCCGGCGGGTAATGTAATTAAAGCCAATGGCACTTCTTTTTCGGCGCCTATTATCTGCGGTTTAGTAGCCGGATTCTGGCAAGCTAATCGGCAATTAACTAACTTACAAGTTATGGATTATTTGAAATTGTCGGGAACTCAGGCCAAACAACCCGATAACCAATTAGGTTTTGGGATACCGAATTATATCCGGGCACAAACGTTAGCCGATCAGTTAGAAGGAGAATTAAATAATAATTTTAAATTATTTCCTAGCCCGGTCTCAGAAAATCACTTTACTGTTTTAATGCCGGTTACTGCTGATCAAAATACCGAGATTCGCTTGTTTAATGCCATCGGACAGGAAGTAAGCACGTTTTCCTATCATTACAATAAAATAAAATCAGACCGTACTTTCGTTACTTTTGAGTTAAAAGGATTAGCGCCGGGTATCTATCATTGCGTTATTTCGGGAATTAATCGTTCCGAGACCATCCGTTTTTTAAAACAATAA
- the hisB gene encoding bifunctional histidinol-phosphatase/imidazoleglycerol-phosphate dehydratase HisB, translated as MKKVLFIDRDGTILVEPSTDYQVDSFDKFSFIPGVIYNLRQISKELDYELVMVTNQDGLGTSSYPEETFWPYQNKMLEILAGESITFSDILIDKSFEHENLPTRKPGLGLLQRYLSEGYDLGNSYVIGDRLTDIQLAKNLSCKAIYLHHNINPEAALSTTSWDDIFKFLRLPARKASIIRNTNETKIQVDLNLDGTGNMQIHTGLGFFDHMLEQLSKHSGVDMRIQVNGDLHIDEHHTIEDTAIAIGEAFAQALGDKRGISRYGYLLPMDDVLAQVALDFSGRPWIVWEAEFKRERVGDMPTEMFYHFFKSFSDAAKCNLNVKAEGTNEHHKIEAIFKAVAKSVKMAVARDVNKMEIPSTKGIL; from the coding sequence ATGAAAAAAGTATTATTTATTGATCGGGATGGAACGATACTCGTGGAGCCATCCACGGATTACCAGGTTGATTCCTTTGATAAGTTTTCCTTTATACCGGGAGTAATTTATAATCTGCGTCAGATCAGCAAAGAGTTAGACTACGAATTAGTAATGGTCACGAATCAGGATGGTTTAGGAACTTCTTCTTATCCCGAAGAAACGTTTTGGCCATACCAGAACAAAATGCTAGAAATCCTGGCTGGAGAAAGCATTACCTTTTCGGATATCCTGATTGATAAAAGCTTTGAACACGAAAATTTACCAACCCGAAAACCGGGTTTAGGATTGTTGCAAAGGTATTTAAGCGAAGGTTATGATTTAGGGAATTCTTACGTGATTGGTGATCGGTTAACCGATATACAACTGGCTAAAAATCTGAGCTGTAAAGCTATTTACCTACATCATAACATTAATCCGGAAGCTGCCTTGTCAACAACCAGTTGGGACGATATTTTTAAATTTTTACGTTTGCCTGCTCGTAAAGCTTCCATTATTCGGAATACGAACGAAACCAAAATACAAGTAGATCTTAATCTAGACGGAACGGGCAACATGCAAATCCATACCGGTTTGGGTTTCTTCGATCACATGCTGGAACAACTAAGTAAACACTCCGGGGTAGACATGCGCATCCAGGTAAACGGGGATTTACACATCGACGAACACCACACCATTGAGGATACCGCTATTGCCATTGGCGAAGCTTTCGCGCAAGCGCTTGGCGATAAAAGAGGCATTAGCCGGTATGGTTACTTATTGCCCATGGATGATGTGTTGGCGCAAGTTGCATTGGATTTTTCGGGTAGGCCCTGGATTGTTTGGGAAGCCGAGTTCAAACGGGAAAGGGTGGGAGATATGCCTACCGAAATGTTTTATCATTTTTTTAAATCTTTCTCCGATGCTGCTAAGTGCAACTTAAACGTAAAGGCCGAAGGCACCAACGAACACCATAAAATAGAAGCTATCTTTAAAGCCGTAGCTAAATCCGTAAAAATGGCGGTAGCCCGCGATGTGAACAAAATGGAAATTCCGAGTACCAAAGGTATTTTATAA
- the hisH gene encoding imidazole glycerol phosphate synthase subunit HisH: MSVVIIDYKGGNVQSVKFALERLGVEATLTADAEVIRSADKIIFPGEGEASSAMQELRERGLDKVIPELTQPFLGICLGIQLLCRHSEENDTQMLAIIPINVRRFQHHLKVPHMGWNNLFNLQGELFAGVKEQDYVYFVHSYYLPVCEYTIATGAYPEPFSAAVRYKNFFAMQFHTEKSGPTGTRIIENFLAL, from the coding sequence ATGAGTGTCGTAATTATTGATTACAAAGGCGGTAATGTGCAATCGGTAAAGTTCGCCTTGGAGCGATTGGGCGTAGAAGCAACTTTAACCGCTGACGCCGAAGTAATCCGATCAGCCGATAAAATTATTTTCCCGGGCGAAGGGGAAGCCAGCTCCGCCATGCAGGAGCTGCGGGAACGGGGCTTAGACAAAGTAATTCCGGAACTAACCCAACCGTTTCTTGGAATTTGTTTAGGTATACAATTACTCTGCCGGCACTCCGAAGAAAACGACACGCAAATGCTTGCTATTATTCCGATTAACGTGAGAAGGTTCCAGCATCACTTAAAGGTGCCCCACATGGGTTGGAACAATTTATTTAACTTGCAAGGCGAGTTATTTGCCGGCGTAAAAGAACAGGATTACGTGTATTTCGTGCATAGTTATTACCTGCCCGTTTGTGAATACACCATCGCCACTGGTGCTTACCCAGAGCCTTTTAGCGCGGCTGTACGATATAAGAACTTTTTTGCCATGCAATTCCATACAGAAAAAAGCGGCCCAACCGGTACCCGTATTATTGAGAACTTTCTTGCTTTATGA
- a CDS encoding DUF2911 domain-containing protein translates to MMRIVLVSICFSFILLTQSVLAQLRLPQPSPAATIMQTIGLTDVIIKYHTPGVKNRKIWGELVTYNQVWRTGANEATLITFSDPVTINGEKVDAGTYSLFSFPASADSWWLIFNKNLKSWGTEGYDSKEDVIRVKAQSKEIPFQETFQFAFNEITPTSGILSFVWEKKQVLVKIEVNTDKKAVALLQEDLKNAKPGDWQIYAQATNYLIQKNMEHELALQWIDKSLAMNENFYNNWVKAQLLAQKEEYEGAVDLCKKAIKLGKKTQEEFKKYESDIEQNISIWKFKRHEGDAN, encoded by the coding sequence ATGATGCGGATTGTTCTGGTTTCTATTTGTTTTAGCTTTATTTTACTAACACAATCGGTTTTAGCCCAATTACGTTTACCGCAGCCTAGCCCGGCCGCTACCATTATGCAAACCATTGGCCTAACCGATGTAATTATAAAATACCATACACCGGGAGTGAAAAACCGGAAAATTTGGGGAGAATTAGTGACTTACAATCAAGTTTGGCGCACTGGCGCCAACGAAGCAACTTTAATAACCTTTTCGGACCCAGTGACGATAAACGGAGAAAAGGTAGATGCCGGAACTTACAGTTTATTTTCTTTTCCCGCAAGTGCTGATTCGTGGTGGCTGATCTTTAACAAAAATTTAAAATCATGGGGCACCGAAGGCTACGACTCGAAAGAAGATGTGATCCGGGTAAAAGCGCAGAGCAAGGAAATTCCTTTTCAGGAAACATTTCAGTTTGCTTTTAATGAGATTACGCCTACTTCCGGTATTTTAAGCTTTGTTTGGGAAAAAAAACAAGTTCTGGTAAAAATAGAAGTAAACACCGATAAAAAAGCAGTAGCCTTACTGCAGGAAGATCTTAAAAACGCGAAACCCGGCGATTGGCAAATATACGCGCAAGCCACGAACTATTTAATTCAAAAAAATATGGAGCACGAACTGGCTCTGCAGTGGATTGATAAGTCTTTGGCCATGAACGAAAACTTTTATAATAACTGGGTAAAAGCCCAATTATTAGCGCAGAAAGAAGAATACGAGGGAGCGGTAGATTTGTGCAAAAAAGCCATTAAACTTGGGAAGAAAACCCAGGAGGAATTTAAAAAGTACGAGTCCGACATAGAACAAAACATTAGTATTTGGAAGTTTAAACGGCACGAAGGGGACGCTAATTAA
- a CDS encoding TonB-dependent receptor, whose translation MFPVLVFGQTTTLTGLVVDEIGTPLQYANVTIKGNTRGTQTNAQGKFTLTIPTGQEVFIQVKFIGFREQVVQINKTILLAKEIKVMLVSNSQNLSTITISGVNSYTGTSSNNTMRLNPRISKEMPSVFNDFNKVLATLPGVVSNNELSSTYSVRGGNYDENLVYVNGMEIYRPFLVSNAQQEGLSFVNPDLVQNIQFSTGGWQPLYGDKLSSVLSIEYKKPRKFAGSVTGGLMGGALHLETISKNKRTTYLLGVRYKNPQLVFNSLETNGNYQPNFLDAQAYITHNLSKKLLPQTNQPKTTIGILASVARNRYEVIPSYRETSFGTTDRIVRLGIQFNGYERMEYETYQGGVHLKHFFKKSVSTEIIGSALLTRERELRDIAATYAFYEVAPLDNRVKVKNDVVRNVEAGTNFEHARNTLTAKIFTLENRYTWQPSNQSNLQAGFKFSREIVGDAVKEYSLTDSADFITLNRHVASQLNLHSFRYQAFGQHTWQIDSLRSLTYGIRTNYWTVNQEWLISPRVQYTAILPRKPDWIFKAAAGYYYQPPFYRELRNAAAELNTNLKAQKSLHLVLGADYHFIQWSRPFKLSTEIYFKNLSNVVPYEVDNVRLRYFAQNNAKAYAAGLDLRVNGEFINGAESWFSIGIMSTKENIAGDSTIYDLETFKKINKQPLGYLRRPTDQRVTFGFYFQDHIPNNPSLKLYLNGVVGTGLPFSPPGNESLRNQFNMPFYRRVDVGFSKLLTFRASESGSGKSLESLWLSLEVLNLIAANNVVSYSYLKDIYNVTYAVPNYLSSRLVNLRFIARF comes from the coding sequence TTGTTTCCCGTTTTAGTTTTTGGTCAAACAACTACCCTTACCGGGCTAGTGGTAGATGAAATCGGTACTCCGCTCCAATACGCCAATGTAACTATTAAAGGAAATACCCGTGGAACCCAAACCAATGCCCAGGGTAAGTTCACATTAACTATTCCAACTGGCCAGGAAGTTTTTATTCAGGTAAAGTTCATTGGTTTTCGGGAGCAAGTTGTTCAGATTAATAAAACAATTCTGCTGGCCAAAGAAATTAAAGTTATGTTAGTTTCTAATTCCCAAAATCTTTCTACAATTACTATTTCCGGAGTTAATTCTTACACAGGCACTTCCTCCAACAATACGATGCGGTTGAACCCCCGAATTAGTAAGGAAATGCCGTCGGTGTTTAATGATTTTAACAAAGTATTAGCAACGTTGCCGGGAGTAGTCAGTAATAACGAGTTAAGTTCTACCTATTCGGTGCGGGGTGGTAACTACGACGAGAATTTAGTTTACGTGAACGGTATGGAGATTTACCGGCCATTCCTGGTGAGTAATGCGCAGCAAGAAGGACTTAGTTTTGTTAACCCGGATTTAGTACAAAATATTCAATTTTCGACGGGTGGCTGGCAGCCGCTTTACGGCGATAAACTTTCTTCGGTGTTAAGCATCGAGTACAAAAAACCTCGGAAATTTGCCGGATCGGTTACCGGTGGATTAATGGGCGGAGCGCTGCACTTAGAAACCATTTCTAAAAACAAACGAACTACCTACTTGCTGGGTGTGCGTTACAAGAATCCGCAATTGGTATTTAACTCTTTAGAAACCAACGGGAACTACCAGCCTAACTTTTTAGATGCGCAAGCTTACATCACGCACAACTTATCGAAAAAACTTCTTCCGCAAACCAACCAACCAAAAACAACTATAGGAATACTGGCGAGTGTGGCGCGCAACCGGTACGAAGTAATACCCAGCTACCGCGAAACTTCCTTTGGCACCACCGACCGGATTGTACGCTTGGGTATTCAGTTTAACGGCTACGAAAGAATGGAATACGAAACCTACCAGGGAGGTGTTCATTTAAAGCATTTTTTTAAAAAAAGTGTATCTACCGAGATTATTGGAAGTGCCCTTTTAACCCGCGAAAGGGAACTACGGGATATTGCGGCCACCTACGCCTTTTATGAGGTTGCACCCCTGGATAATCGGGTTAAAGTTAAAAATGATGTAGTGCGCAACGTGGAAGCCGGTACTAATTTCGAACATGCGCGCAACACGCTTACCGCCAAAATTTTTACCCTGGAAAATCGGTATACCTGGCAACCCAGCAACCAGAGTAACCTACAAGCAGGCTTTAAATTTAGCCGGGAAATAGTCGGGGATGCCGTTAAAGAATACAGTTTAACGGATTCGGCGGATTTTATAACCTTAAACCGGCATGTAGCCTCCCAATTAAATCTGCATTCTTTCCGGTACCAGGCCTTTGGGCAACACACCTGGCAGATCGATTCCCTGCGTTCCCTTACTTACGGTATTCGGACCAACTATTGGACGGTAAATCAGGAATGGCTAATCAGTCCGCGGGTACAGTATACGGCTATATTGCCTCGTAAACCAGATTGGATTTTTAAGGCGGCGGCGGGTTATTATTACCAACCTCCTTTTTACCGCGAGCTTCGAAACGCTGCCGCAGAACTGAATACTAATCTGAAAGCACAAAAGTCGCTGCACTTGGTATTAGGTGCTGATTATCATTTTATACAATGGTCGCGCCCTTTTAAGTTGAGTACCGAAATTTATTTTAAAAATTTAAGCAACGTAGTGCCTTACGAAGTAGATAATGTGCGCCTCCGCTACTTTGCCCAAAATAATGCTAAAGCTTACGCGGCTGGCTTAGATTTGCGCGTAAATGGGGAATTTATCAACGGAGCCGAATCGTGGTTTAGCATAGGAATAATGTCCACCAAAGAAAACATAGCGGGCGATTCTACCATTTACGATTTAGAAACTTTTAAAAAAATAAATAAGCAACCACTTGGGTACCTTCGTCGCCCCACGGATCAACGGGTTACCTTCGGATTTTATTTTCAGGACCATATTCCTAATAATCCTAGTCTGAAATTATATTTAAATGGAGTAGTGGGTACCGGATTACCTTTTAGTCCTCCCGGGAATGAGTCTTTGCGGAACCAGTTTAACATGCCTTTTTACCGGCGCGTAGATGTTGGTTTTTCTAAACTATTAACCTTTCGGGCGAGCGAATCCGGTTCAGGCAAAAGCTTAGAAAGCTTGTGGTTGAGTTTAGAGGTTTTAAACCTAATTGCGGCTAACAACGTGGTTTCTTACTCCTACTTAAAGGATATTTATAATGTAACCTATGCCGTACCAAATTACTTATCTTCGAGGCTGGTTAATTTGCGTTTTATTGCTCGGTTTTAA
- the rpe gene encoding ribulose-phosphate 3-epimerase: MKPIIAPSILAADFANLQAQIEMLNQSAAGWIHCDIMDGRFVPNFSFGLPVLEAVHKHARKPLDVHLMIAEPQYYIENFKKAGASNITVHYEACTHLHRVVEQIKAVDCKAGVALNPHTPVALLEDIIQDIDLVCLMSVNPGFGGQKFITHTYPKVAALRELILAKNAQALIEIDGGVNEETAPLLLQHGADVLVAGSFVFQATNPLQTILNLSNLST; encoded by the coding sequence ATGAAACCAATTATTGCTCCTTCCATTCTCGCGGCAGATTTTGCCAATTTACAGGCTCAAATAGAAATGTTGAACCAAAGTGCCGCCGGATGGATCCATTGTGATATTATGGATGGTCGGTTTGTACCTAATTTTTCTTTCGGTTTACCGGTGTTAGAAGCGGTGCATAAGCACGCCCGCAAACCCTTGGATGTCCATTTAATGATAGCCGAACCCCAGTACTACATTGAAAATTTTAAAAAAGCGGGTGCCAGTAACATAACAGTACATTACGAAGCTTGTACGCACTTGCACCGGGTAGTAGAACAAATAAAAGCAGTTGATTGTAAGGCTGGGGTGGCCTTAAACCCGCATACGCCCGTTGCTTTGTTAGAAGATATTATTCAGGATATTGATTTAGTTTGCCTGATGTCGGTAAATCCGGGTTTTGGGGGCCAGAAATTTATAACGCATACCTACCCAAAAGTAGCCGCACTCCGTGAATTAATCTTGGCGAAAAATGCCCAGGCTTTGATTGAAATTGATGGGGGCGTAAACGAGGAAACGGCGCCGTTACTGTTACAACACGGGGCCGATGTGCTGGTGGCTGGTTCTTTTGTTTTCCAGGCTACTAATCCGCTGCAAACTATTTTAAATTTAAGTAATTTAAGTACCTGA
- the hisD gene encoding histidinol dehydrogenase: protein MLKKVKYPDRGSWPNLVKRPVQDYETLEAQIKSVFEQVRLTGDEALLQFTAQFDKVELTKLLVTPEEFNAASSLIAENLKKAIQQAYQNIKTFHEAQQEEFTPVETMPGVTCWRKSVAIEKVGLYIPGGTAPLFSTLLMLGVPAKLAGCQQIVLCTPPAKDGSVHPAILFTASLLGIDTIVKVGGSQAIAALTFGTSTVPAVSKIFGPGNQYVTVAKQMAGKYGVAIDMPAGPSEVLVMADETTDPTFVAADLLSQAEHGTDSQVVLLTTSEQTLQAVEQALEDQAAYLSRQTIVTKTLNNSLGIILSSTAEMLEFSNLYAPEHLILSVKNYEQVAVGVINAGSVFLGPYSPESVGDYASGTNHTLPTNGYARAYSGVSLDSFVKKITFQHLTSQGLQQIGPHVEVLAAAEGLDAHQQAVSIRLKSLAHV, encoded by the coding sequence ATGTTAAAAAAAGTTAAATACCCGGATCGCGGTAGCTGGCCCAACCTGGTAAAGCGGCCGGTACAAGATTACGAAACTCTAGAAGCGCAAATTAAATCGGTTTTTGAACAGGTTCGCCTGACCGGTGACGAAGCTTTATTGCAGTTTACGGCTCAGTTTGATAAAGTGGAACTTACTAAACTACTAGTTACGCCCGAAGAATTTAACGCCGCGAGCAGCCTTATTGCTGAAAATTTAAAAAAAGCGATACAGCAGGCTTATCAAAATATTAAAACTTTTCACGAAGCGCAACAAGAGGAATTTACCCCCGTGGAAACCATGCCGGGCGTAACGTGCTGGCGCAAAAGCGTGGCCATCGAAAAAGTAGGTTTGTACATTCCGGGCGGAACGGCTCCTTTATTTTCCACACTTTTAATGTTAGGTGTTCCGGCCAAATTAGCAGGTTGTCAGCAAATTGTATTATGCACGCCACCGGCCAAAGACGGTTCCGTTCATCCGGCTATTTTGTTTACGGCTTCGTTATTGGGTATAGACACCATCGTAAAAGTAGGCGGCAGCCAAGCAATTGCGGCTCTAACTTTTGGTACCAGCACGGTGCCGGCCGTTTCCAAAATATTCGGACCAGGAAACCAATATGTTACAGTAGCCAAACAAATGGCCGGTAAATACGGCGTTGCCATTGATATGCCCGCCGGGCCTTCCGAAGTTTTGGTAATGGCCGATGAGACCACTGATCCAACTTTTGTAGCCGCCGATTTATTGTCGCAAGCCGAGCACGGCACCGATTCCCAAGTGGTATTACTGACTACCTCGGAGCAAACTTTACAAGCCGTAGAACAAGCTTTAGAAGATCAAGCGGCTTATTTATCACGCCAAACAATTGTTACTAAAACCTTAAACAACAGTTTGGGAATAATTCTAAGCAGTACCGCCGAAATGCTCGAATTTTCAAATTTATACGCACCCGAGCATTTGATATTATCTGTTAAAAATTACGAACAAGTAGCCGTAGGAGTAATAAATGCCGGTTCGGTTTTTCTGGGGCCATACAGCCCGGAGTCGGTGGGGGATTATGCCTCCGGAACCAACCATACTTTGCCCACCAACGGGTATGCCCGGGCGTACAGCGGCGTGTCCTTAGATTCTTTCGTTAAAAAAATTACGTTCCAGCACCTTACCTCCCAAGGTTTACAACAAATTGGGCCGCACGTAGAAGTGTTGGCCGCGGCCGAAGGCTTGGATGCACACCAACAAGCCGTAAGTATTCGTTTAAAAAGTTTAGCCCATGTTTAA
- the hisG gene encoding ATP phosphoribosyltransferase, whose protein sequence is MIRLAIQKSGRLSEDSLNLIRECGISFINSSLKLKTEATNFPLEILFLRDDDIPGYVADGVADIGIVGENVLVEEGREELQVQKLGFSRCRLSIAVPKNEAFDDITALEGKNIATSYPNLLQTYLSGEGVQAHIHTISGSVEIAPSIGLADAICDIVSSGSTLISNGLREVQTVFRSEAVLIAHQNLATAKQQLLDQLLFRIDAVRKAQKAKYILLNAPNQAIPHIKSLLPGMKAPSILPLAEEGWSSVHSVVNEDDFWEIIEKLREAGAQGILVVPIEKMIL, encoded by the coding sequence ATGATTCGATTAGCCATTCAAAAGTCGGGTAGATTAAGCGAAGACTCCCTTAATCTTATTCGGGAATGCGGTATTTCTTTTATTAATTCTTCTCTAAAACTTAAAACCGAAGCCACCAATTTTCCCTTGGAAATTTTATTTTTGCGGGATGATGATATTCCCGGGTACGTGGCCGATGGCGTGGCCGACATTGGTATCGTGGGCGAAAACGTGTTGGTGGAAGAAGGTCGGGAAGAGTTGCAGGTGCAAAAGCTAGGTTTTTCGCGCTGCCGTTTATCCATAGCGGTACCCAAAAACGAAGCTTTCGACGACATTACAGCTTTGGAGGGTAAAAACATTGCTACCTCTTACCCTAATTTACTGCAAACTTATCTATCCGGCGAAGGGGTGCAAGCCCACATCCACACGATTAGCGGCTCCGTAGAAATTGCTCCCAGTATTGGCTTAGCCGATGCTATCTGCGATATTGTATCCTCGGGTAGTACCTTAATCAGCAACGGCTTACGGGAAGTACAAACGGTATTCCGGTCAGAGGCGGTGTTAATTGCGCATCAAAATTTAGCTACTGCAAAACAGCAGCTCTTAGATCAACTTTTATTTCGGATTGATGCCGTACGGAAAGCGCAGAAAGCCAAATACATTTTACTAAACGCGCCCAATCAGGCCATTCCGCATATTAAATCTTTATTACCCGGCATGAAGGCTCCCTCTATTTTGCCTTTAGCCGAAGAAGGCTGGAGTTCGGTGCATTCGGTAGTAAACGAAGATGATTTTTGGGAAATAATTGAAAAGTTACGAGAGGCCGGCGCTCAAGGTATTTTGGTGGTGCCCATCGAGAAAATGATATTGTAA
- the hisC gene encoding histidinol-phosphate transaminase encodes MFKLTNLVRPNIRGMKPYSSARDEFKGEASIFIDANENSLGSMAASQHYNRYPDPHQKALKTKIAQIKEVRPEQIFLGNGSDEAIDLLIRLVCQPGHDQILAFGPTYGMYEVSANLNDIELRQVKLDADFQLTRNMLQGQIHSETKIVFICSPNNPSGNLINRSTIEYILQSFNGLVVIDEAYIDFSSEESWTKHLIEFPNLVVLQTFSKAWGMAALRLGMAFASEEIISFLDKIKPPYNINEATQEIALQALQSTERLQDMIQEIKENRSILIKELKKLTVVKKVYPSDANFILVEVTDANAIYKYLLQAGIVVRNRTNQPGCYNCMRISVGTKAENEKLVKTLKYFNL; translated from the coding sequence ATGTTTAAACTTACCAACTTAGTTCGCCCCAATATTCGGGGCATGAAACCTTACTCTTCCGCTCGGGATGAGTTTAAAGGCGAAGCCAGCATTTTTATTGATGCCAACGAAAACAGCCTGGGCAGCATGGCGGCGAGCCAACATTACAACCGCTACCCAGACCCGCATCAAAAAGCTTTAAAAACAAAAATTGCCCAAATTAAAGAAGTAAGGCCTGAACAGATTTTTTTAGGCAACGGCTCCGACGAAGCAATCGATTTACTGATTCGGCTGGTTTGCCAACCCGGTCACGACCAGATTTTAGCTTTTGGTCCAACCTACGGGATGTACGAAGTATCGGCTAATTTAAATGATATAGAATTGCGTCAGGTGAAGCTAGATGCTGATTTCCAGCTTACCCGGAATATGCTGCAAGGACAAATTCATTCCGAAACCAAAATCGTATTTATCTGCTCGCCCAATAACCCGAGTGGTAACTTAATCAATCGCAGCACAATCGAATATATTTTGCAATCGTTTAACGGTTTGGTGGTGATAGATGAAGCGTACATTGATTTTTCATCGGAAGAAAGCTGGACGAAGCACTTAATCGAATTCCCGAACCTGGTAGTATTACAAACATTTTCCAAAGCCTGGGGCATGGCTGCTTTACGGTTAGGAATGGCCTTTGCCTCCGAAGAAATTATTTCTTTTTTGGATAAGATTAAACCACCTTATAATATCAACGAAGCTACCCAGGAAATTGCTTTGCAGGCATTACAAAGCACCGAGCGCTTGCAGGACATGATTCAGGAAATAAAAGAAAACCGGTCTATCCTGATAAAAGAATTAAAAAAACTAACTGTCGTAAAAAAGGTTTATCCTTCCGATGCCAACTTTATTTTGGTAGAAGTTACGGATGCGAATGCTATTTACAAGTACTTGTTGCAAGCCGGTATTGTGGTACGTAACCGCACTAACCAGCCCGGTTGTTATAATTGTATGCGTATTTCGGTGGGTACCAAAGCAGAAAACGAAAAACTGGTAAAAACTTTAAAATATTTTAATTTATAG